A window of Candidatus Coatesbacteria bacterium genomic DNA:
CCCCCCCCCCCCCCCCCCCCCCCGGCCCCGCTGACCGTGCTGGTCATTGTCGGCATAGCCCTGGCGTCGGTCTACGCCGTCGTCGTCGGCTTGGCGCCCTGGTGGCGTGGCGCCGAGCTGGGTCATCCAGGCGCTGCTGGCCGGCCTGTTGCGGGCGGGTCGGCAACGGGCGGGTCGGCAACGGGCGGGGCGTAGAAGCCGACAACAACCGGGATAACGCCGGCCGGTGCACGAAGCCCGAGCTACCGGGTTTAGTTAATGTCCCACGCTATCATCAACGGGAGGACCGGGCGGTCCTCCCGTCGAAGATCAAACCCGGCGTCGGTGAACCCGTCCCCGGGCCCCGTCAATCCGTTTCCAGCAGCAGCTTGATCATCTCCCGCTCCGCGGGATGCACCAGGCACTCGACGGAGCGCTCGACCAGACCGCGCAGATGCGCGATCACGTGCTCGGGCAGGGGCATTTCGACCTCGGCCTCGTAGGGCTCCTCGTCGGGCAGGTAGACCTTGAGCCGCAGGCTGACGACGACCTCGAGGCTCCGGGTCCGGCCGCTGTCCTCGAGCGCCAAAATGGTGGCCAGCCCGCGGCGGCCCTCCTCGCTCAGCAGCCGTTCCGTGGCGGCGTCGTGACGCACGCCGTACAGCGGGGTCGGGACCTCCTCGGCGCTCCAGTCGATCTCGATCCGCCGGGGATCCGCGGGGTGGACCAGCAGGGGGACGCTGCGGCCGGGCTGGACGGCGGGGACGGCGTAACGCGGCACCAGGGTCTCCAGCTCGACCTCGTAGGGCGGGCGGTCGCCGTCGTGGACCTCGAGGACGACCGCGAGTACGGGGTTGTCGTTGACGGTCATCGCCCCGCCGATCTCGCCCAGTTCGCGCACCACGCCGACGGCTTTGCGGCCGACGCGGGCCAACTCGCGGTCGTGGCGCGCGGCCAGCAAGGCGCGGATGATCAACAACACCGAGCCGGCCAGGCAACTGACCACGGCCAGTGCGCTCAGCAGCAGGATGCTGGTGAAGAGGGCGCTTCGGCCGATCAGGTCCAGGGCCTGCAGGACGAAGCCCACGGGCATCCAGAGCAACACCGGCGCGGCGCCGAGGAACAGCCACCAGCTTTGGAAGCGGCGTTTGGTCATCGGGTTGGGCAGTTGATGGACAACCACAGCATAACCCGCGCTCGGCGGGATTTCCAGTCGGCACCGCCGGCGGGTTGCCCGGGGATACCGGAAGCACAAGTCGGCATCCTTCGTAGCCGACTCGACACAAAACGCGGTCAATCCCGACAGGCACGTCAAGTGTCCGAAGTACAACCCGCGTCATCACAACAGATTGGCTGGCGGACGGCGGTTGCGCAAGCGCTCTACCGGCCAACCAACGCCGCCGGCTTTCGGGGGAAAAGCGCGCGTTGATCGCCCGGCAATCTTGGCTGGAAGTGACCACGGCCAGGGTGTCGATCAAGCCGTTAACCGGTATCCCACTGCTACCAACGGCTCAGGAAGCGCCTCGCCGCCGCTCGCCGGGCCGCGCTCGACACGATCGTCCACCGACGGCAACAAGGCCTGTAAGAACCGGTCACTCAGCGGCTTCCACCACAGGTGCGTCAACGACGACAAGAACCCGGTCGATTGCCAGCGATGGCTCAAGGCCGACCACGGCTGGTTCAAGCGCAGCTTCAGACTCCTTATCCGTGAAAGGTCGTTCAGCTTATGTAATGATCCCTTTAACAATAAGGCGTTGGTATCTGGTGTCGGCTCCTACGCCGGCGGAGACCAGCCTCAACCAGACTCCACGGGCATCGCGTCTGTTTCACACCGCCGTGAATCAATGCATTAGCTCGGGCCGCGACTCGACGTGGTGAATGCCACTCCGACAATCCGTCGGCCCCCCGCGGCTGATTGCGCCGTTGCATCAAGACCGACGGTTGAGCTCCCTACTTCCAGCGCACCAGGATCTGCTCGCGCTGGAAGGAGCGCACGGCCAGCAGCAGCACCAGCCAGGAGACCAGGGCCAGCCCAGCGGCCAGCAGCAGGGCGTTGACCAGGTTGAACAGCACGATCCCCAGCACCTGCATGGCCACCAGACCCAACAGCGGCAGGATGATCACCAGGGCCAGGGCCTGAGCCTCCTTGGGCTCGGAGGCCCGGCTCGAGGCCAGCACCCCCAACAGGTAGGCCAGGATCGAGATCAGCGGAGCCAGCAGCAGCCATGAAACCAGCCACAGCGGCTCCAGCATGAAGGGAATCACCACCCGGGGGCCGATCAGGCTCAATAGCAGGAAGAGGAGCCCGCTGCACAGCCAGTAGATCGCCACGGCGGGTATCGCCCCGGAGAGGGTCTTGCCGAAGAGCAGCTCCCGCGTGGTCACCGGCGTGGCCAACAGCGGCTCCAGGGTCCGGGTCTGTTTCTCCTCGACTATCGAATAGGTCGCCAGTACGTTGGAGACCAGTACCGGCACCAGCAGCAGGAAGATCGGCACCTGGAGGAAGACGAAGGCCGGCATCCGCTCCAATGGTGTCAGCTCGACCGCCGCCTCCAGGTTGACCGTCAGACCCTCCAGCGGCACCGGGAGGGCTTCTTGCGGATCCTCTTCCAGGGTCATCGAGTAGACCAGCCAAAAGGATTGGCCGGTGAGGATGATCGGCAGCACGAGGATGAAGACCAGGTAGGACTTCTTGGTGAAGGTGTTGCGCCACTCCTTGGCGATGATGTTGGCCAGGATCCTAGTCCGCATTCCCTTCAACCCCTTCCGCTTCCTCGAGCAACGTCAGGTAGACCTCCTCGAGGGAGTGCTCGTCCTCGCGGAACTCGACCAGCTCCCCGCCGGCCTCGACCACGGCCCGGGCCAGGGCCGGCTTGTCGGCGTCGATGTCGGCCAGCTCGACGATCAGCCGCTCACCGTCCCGCTGAAGATTCTTGACGAAGGGCCGCTGCTCGAGGCCCGCGGCGACCTCCACCGTACCGCCGGCCAGCTCGACCAGCACCTGACGCTTGAACAACCGCCGCCGCAGGTGCTCCGGCTCGTCGACGGTCACCAGGCGGGTGTTGAAGAGAGCGATGCGGTCGCAGAGCCGCTCGGCCTCGTCCAGGTTGTGGGTGCAGAGCAGGATCGTCCGTCCCTCGCCGCGCAGCTTCTCGATCAGCCGCCGCACGTCCCGGGCGGCCTCCGGGTCCAGGGCCGCCGTCGGCTCGTCGAGAAACAGCAGCTCCGGTTCATGCAACAGCGCCCGGGCCAGAGCCAGGCGCTGCTTCATCCCCTTGCTGAACTCGCCCACCCGGTCCTCGGCGCGCTCATCGAGCTCCAACAGCTCCAAGTATTTGTCGACCCGCTCGTCGACGGCTACTCCCTCGTAGAAGCGGGCGAAGTAGCCCAGGTTCTGTCTGGCCGTCAGCCGCTCGTAGAAACCCGGAGCCTCGGTCAGCAGGCCCATGCGCTCGTGCAGGCGCTCGGGCTCCGCGGCCGGGTCGAAACCCAGCACCACCGCCGCGCCCTCCGAGGGCGAGATCATCCCGGCCAGCAGACGCACCGTGGTGGTCTTGCCGGCGCCGTTGGGACCGAGGAGGCCCAGGACCTCGCCGCGGCTGACCTCGAGCTCCAGCTCGTCGACGGCCCGCGTCTCGCCGAAACTCTTGGTCAGGCCGCTGGTGGTGATGGCGGGGGTGGTCATCCGGGCGGCTCCGCTCGGTTTGGGATGCGGGGAAGGTGGAAACTGCTGCCGGGAAATCCTACCGATGGCATGATAACTCCAATCGCAACCGCAGGCAAGTCTCGGTCCGCGACGCCCTCAGCGGTACAGCTCCGGCCGAGGAGTGCCCGTCGGCCCCTTGTAGCGCCGGTACTGCTCCCGGTCCCGGGAACGCGCCCCGACGAGGACCGCCCCCGCGGGACACAGATTGAAGCACTTGAGGCAAAAGATGCACTCCCCGCCGAAGCCGACGCCGTCGTCGCCCAGGGTGATATTGGCCGTCGGGCACATCCGCTGGCAGAGACCGCAGCGGGTGCAGCGCTCGGCGGCGACGGCCAGCTCGTCCTTCCAGACCCGCAGGCCGGGCTCGTAGAACGTGCGTTGGAGCCAACCGCCGAGGTGGTCCAGCGGCCCGCTTCCGACGTAACGGCGCTCCCCGGCCAGAATCCCCGCCAGGATGCGTTCCAGCTTGCGCCCACCGCGCCGGATGATCTCCTCGCGCTCGGCGGCGCGGGGGACCTTCCAGAGGTTGAAGTTGGGGACGTTGATGTTGACCGGCATCAGGGCGTGGTCGGCGTAGACGACATCCCAGCCGCGCCGCTCCAGCCGGGACTTCCAGTAAACGCCGGTGTCGCCGGTGAAGATGCCGCAGTTGCCCACCAGGGCCACCGCCGGCCGCTTAATGTGCTCCGTTGACGCATGTTCGACACCCTCGAAGAAAACCTGCAACGGCTCCGGCATATCCGAGCCCCAGACCGGGTAGAAGACGATCAGCAGCTCGCAGTCCAGGACAGCGACTGGCCGCGACTTGAGCACCTCGTGGACGGTTGCCGCAGCTCGGTGACACTCCAGCCAGTCCCGGGCATGGTCGGCCAGCAATCGGGTGTTGCCCGTCGAGGAGAAGTAGAGCAGACTGATACGCAAGGGGGTTGCACCTCGTGTGTGGTCCGGCGAGACCTTTTTTCGCTAACCGGACGCCCCGCCCGGAGCGGCGCGCCACCGCGCCGGAACTGGCACGGTTTTTGCGGAGGCGGACCGTTGAGTCCGCGCCAACGGGCGCCGAGATGCAAAAACCGTGCCAGTTCCGGCGCCGGCCGGTCGGATTCGTTGAGTTGCTTAGGACCGGTAAGAAAAAAGGTCTCGCTGGGGGCGGTGCCGGATGCTTGTCGGCGGCGGGGCGTTCTGGTAACATCGCGGAGTGACACCCCATCCACTATAGCATGCGCTACCTCTTCCTGCCCACCGGACCGGTCACGGTCGCCTTCGACTGGCGCAGCTCCCCCGCGCCGTAGTTGATCCACACCCCAGATGGAATAGACCAGATAAGGACGGCTCAGCCGGGCCGAGCAGTTGGGAGCAGGCGATGACCGACACGGGAAAACTCTACCGCGACAGCGACGACTACCTGACCTACGCCACCGCCGAGGGCAAGCTGCGGACCTTCTCGGGCATCCAGCCCTCGGGCGAGGTTCACATCGGCAACTACCTGGGGGCGCTCAGCAACTGGGTCGAGTTCCTCGACGACTACGAGGCGATCTTCTGCATCGTCGATCACCATGCCACGACGATCGAGTACGACCCGGCGTTGATGCCGGGGCGGGTCTTCGACGCCGCTGTGGCCAACATCGCCGCCGGGCTGGACCCGGAGCGCTGCATCCTCTTCGTGCAGTCCGAAGTACCCCAGCATACCGAGCTGGCCTGGATCTTCAACACGGTCACCCCCTACGGCGACCTGTCGCGGATGACCCAGTTCAAGCAGAAGTCGCGTCAGCACCAGGAGAACGTCAACGTGGGGTTGTTCACCTATCCGGTGCTGCAGGCGGCGGATATCTTATTGTATAAAGCCTCGGCGGTGCCGGTGGGCGAGGACCAGGTCCAGCACATCGAGCTGGCCCGGGAGATCGCCCGCAAATTCAACGCCCGCTACGGCGAGGTCTTTCCGGAGTGTAAGGCTCACCTGACCGCGGCCAAGCGGATCATGGGCCTGGACGGCGAGAACAAGATGTCCAAGAGCCTGGGCAACACCATCGGCCTGTTGGAGGAGCCGGAGAGCATCTGGAGGAAGCTGGGGCCGGCCAAGACCGACATCCGGCGCAAGCGCAAGAGCGACCCCGGCGTGCCCGAGGACTGCAACGTTTACCTGAGTTACCACCGCTACTTCTCCTCGGAGGACGACCTGGAGTGGATCCGGGAGGGCTGCACCTCGGCGGGCATCGGCTGTCTGGAGTGCAAGAAGCGGTTGTTCGCCAACATGCTCGAGGTGCTGGACCCGATCCGCGAGCGGGCGGCGGAGCTGCGCGCCCGGCCGGATTACGTCCACGACGTCCTCGGCCTGGGGGCGGCCTACTGCCGCAGCATCGCCGCCGCGGTGCTCGAGGAGGCCCTGAACGCGATGGGGCTCAAGCGGGGCGGGTAGGCCGGAGTTCGCTGCTTGACCGTCCGTGAAGAATACCGGGGAGGACCTCAAAGGTCCTCCCCGGTAGTATTTGGTTGCAGACGGCCGGAGACCACTCCCGGCAGATGATAACGGGGCGACTGGGTACAGTCGCCTCTACGAATCGGCCCTACGAATCGGCCATGAATGGCGGTATCATTCCGTGAAGGGCACGGATGTCAACCGCCAGCCGGCGGCGGTGCGGGCGAACTCCAGCGTCTCGACGCCCAGCAGACTCTCGTCGCCGTTCATGACGGTGCAGTCGTACTCGATCGTCGCCGTCAGCACGCCGTCCTGGTCGTTGAACCGCGGACCGTCGAGCTCCTGGGTCGAAACCAGCAGCAGCTCGCCGGAGTCGACGGCCCGGGCGAACTCCTCGCGTTGGGCCTGGGTGACGGTGGGCCCGAGAAGCTCGGCGGCGTCAGCGCCATAGCCCAGGGTGAGGGCCTCGAGCAAGGCGTCGGCGGTCTGCTTGAGTTCGGCGGCGGTCGCCGGCTCGACCTCGACGGTCTCCCCGACTGTCTCAACCGGGGCTTCGCTTTCTGGGTCCTCCGCGTCGTCACAGGCCGCGAGGAATACGCCGAGGAGGAGGGTGAGCAGCATCAAGCGGGTGAAGGGTGGACGGCGGATCATTGACGCTCCCAGCCGAAGGGGGGGTGGATGAGTTTCCAGCGCTCGCCCTCGGGGGCCAGGACGAGTTCGCCGGTGGCGGCTTCACCGTCGGCGCTGCGGTAGGCGATGGGCACCCGGGCCCGCTGCTCGGTACCGACGCCCTCGATCGTCGGCTCCCCGGTGATCCGCGGCGAGTCGAGCTCGACGGCCTCGACCACCCAGTCGGCGAAACGGGCCGAGTCGTACTGGTTGACGTGCTCGCGGTGGAAGCTGGAGATGGTCTCCAGGGAACTGTGGCCGAGGTTGGTGAAGAAGGCCTCGACGTCGGAGCGGACGGCTTCCTCGACACTGGTGCGCTCGCCGGTGGCGGGTCGTTCCTCTAGGGCCTCCCCGCTTTCCCCTTCGCAGGCCCCGAGCCCGATGAGCGAGAGGATGGCGATGAGGAGCGGTATTGAGCTTTTTCGACGGCTGTTCATGGGGGTTGGATCACTCCAAACCATCATCATAATCCAGCGCTCCAATCCTCGGGGACGTGCTTGACGTACCACTCGCGCTCGGAACCGATGAGTTCGAGGGTGAAGCGCCGCCGGGACAGCGCCTCACCGCCACGCTCGACCCGGGCCTCGACGTGGGCCGTCAGGGCGTCCAGGCCGTGGGGTCCGGCGTCCGGGCGGATCTCAGCGAAGTGCAGCAGGCGCGCCTCGTGGACGACGATCTCGCCAGCGGCCAGCAGCTCGGTAAAGATGACGAAGTACTTGCTGTCGCCCTCGATCAGGGCGTGGCTGGAAGCGGCCTCGGCGTCACCGGCGACGACGGCCTCGAGAAAGCCGCGCACGACGCCCTCGGCCTGCTCGCGGTAGTCGTCGTGGGCCGTGCCGCAGGCCGTCCACAGCAGGAGCGGCGGCAGGAGAACCAGACCGCGCGTCGGCATCGCAACGCCTCCCTCACTCGAGGGCGTAGGACCACTCCCAGGGCACGTCCTTGACGTACCAGCGGCCGTCTTCGCGGACCAGGCCGATGGTCCAGCGGCGCTCTTCCAGTTGCGGTGAGCGCACCTCGACCTCGACGGCCAGCAGGTCGCGGCCGTAGGGTCCTTCACCGAGGCGCAGCTCGCCGTAGTCGACGACCGCGACGTTATCGAAGGCCAGCTCGCCGGCGGCCAGCAGCTCGGTGAAGATGACGAAGCCCTCGCTGTCGCCCTCGACGAGGGCGTAGTCCTCGGCGGCTTCGGCGTCGCCGGCCGCGACGGCCTGCAGGAAGCCCTCGGCGACCTCGGCGGCGCCGCCGAGGGGGTCGGATTCGCCGGCGCAGCCGACGAAAAGGACGATGACGGTCAAGCTAAGCGGCAGTCGAATCGTTTTCATCGGTACGGTAGGTGAGGAGATTCTTGCGCAGTTTGCAGTTGATCATGGTCATAAACAACAGGATCAGGGTGCTCCAGGGGGCGAAGCTGCAACAGGCCCGGTAGCCCAGGTCGGATTCCTTGGTGGCCTCGGCGTCGGGCAGGACCGTCTTGACGGCCAGGATGGTCAGCAGGATCGACAGGGCGAAGAGGATCCAGTAGCCCTTCTTCTTGACCTTGACGCTCAATGTCGTTACCCCGGCGTGAAGTGGGTTGGTCTGGGGTCGGGAAGGGGGCTGGTGGAGCGTCGCCGCCCGACCGGCTTTGCTAGCCGTCGGCCTTGTCAGCTCGGGGCCGGCGCCGGCGCAAGCGGCGCCGTACCGGCAGGATGACGAGAAGCGCCAGGCCGACCAGGGGCGCGCCGACGATGACGACGATGATCAACACCCGCAGGATGTGCAGCAGGATCAGGTAGCCCTGGGAGAAGCCGCGGGCGGTCAGCCGGGCGGCCGGATCGGCGACCAGGCCCGCCTCGGCGGTCAGGGTCAGATAGACGGGGGCGGTGCCGGGGTGGCCCTCGAGACCGGGAAAACGGGCGACGACGGCGGCGGCTTGATTCTCCAGTTGGTTGAGCTCGGTGAGGAGCTGTCGCCGACGGGCCCCCTCCGGGGTCTCCTCGATCTGGCGCTCGAAGGCGGCGATCTGGGCCCGCAGGTCCTGGAGCTGGAGTTCGGCGGTGTAGTAGTCGCGGCTGACGTCGGAGGTCAGGCGCTCCTCACGCAAGACCTCGCCCAGGGGTTCCAGACGCTCGAGCAGCTCGTCGCGCTCCGTCGTCTCCAGGCGGTAGAGCAGCCAGCCGGCGGCGGGCTCGCCGCCGGGCCGCAGGTAGGAGAGCTGGGCCAGGTAGCCGTGGCGTTCGTCGAGGGCCTCTCGCGCGGCGCCCAGGGCCTGGTCGAAATCGTCGACGCGGACGACGAGGGCGCTGACCACGGTGATCATCCGCGGCCGGGTCAGGGTGCGCCGGCCCCCGGCCGGATCAGGCAGGGTCAGGGTGACCTCGTCGCCGGCGGGCTCGGGGTCGGGCGGCGCCTCACCGCTGCGCCAGACCTCCTCGACGGCGGGGCCCTCATAGGCCGCCGGCTCACAGGCGCAGAGCAGGCTGAGCAGCAGGGCGGCGGCGAGGAGCGGCAGACGCTTCATGACTCCCCCCGTTCGCGCAGCCGGCCGATGCGCAGGCCGAGGAAGAAGGCCAGAATGACGATGACCAGGGCCGGCAGGATGATGGTGAAGATCAACCGGCCCAGCTCGTCGAACTCGCCGCCGTGGCCCTCGACGAGCACCAGATGCAGCTCGTGGAACTCGACGCGGTGCCGCAGCTCGTCCAAACGGCGG
This region includes:
- a CDS encoding ATP-binding cassette domain-containing protein — encoded protein: MTTPAITTSGLTKSFGETRAVDELELEVSRGEVLGLLGPNGAGKTTTVRLLAGMISPSEGAAVVLGFDPAAEPERLHERMGLLTEAPGFYERLTARQNLGYFARFYEGVAVDERVDKYLELLELDERAEDRVGEFSKGMKQRLALARALLHEPELLFLDEPTAALDPEAARDVRRLIEKLRGEGRTILLCTHNLDEAERLCDRIALFNTRLVTVDEPEHLRRRLFKRQVLVELAGGTVEVAAGLEQRPFVKNLQRDGERLIVELADIDADKPALARAVVEAGGELVEFREDEHSLEEVYLTLLEEAEGVEGNAD
- a CDS encoding DUF4349 domain-containing protein; translated protein: MKRLPLLAAALLLSLLCACEPAAYEGPAVEEVWRSGEAPPDPEPAGDEVTLTLPDPAGGRRTLTRPRMITVVSALVVRVDDFDQALGAAREALDERHGYLAQLSYLRPGGEPAAGWLLYRLETTERDELLERLEPLGEVLREERLTSDVSRDYYTAELQLQDLRAQIAAFERQIEETPEGARRRQLLTELNQLENQAAAVVARFPGLEGHPGTAPVYLTLTAEAGLVADPAARLTARGFSQGYLILLHILRVLIIVVIVGAPLVGLALLVILPVRRRLRRRRPRADKADG
- a CDS encoding ABC transporter permease subunit, whose amino-acid sequence is MRTRILANIIAKEWRNTFTKKSYLVFILVLPIILTGQSFWLVYSMTLEEDPQEALPVPLEGLTVNLEAAVELTPLERMPAFVFLQVPIFLLLVPVLVSNVLATYSIVEEKQTRTLEPLLATPVTTRELLFGKTLSGAIPAVAIYWLCSGLLFLLLSLIGPRVVIPFMLEPLWLVSWLLLAPLISILAYLLGVLASSRASEPKEAQALALVIILPLLGLVAMQVLGIVLFNLVNALLLAAGLALVSWLVLLLAVRSFQREQILVRWK
- the trpS gene encoding tryptophan--tRNA ligase, coding for MTDTGKLYRDSDDYLTYATAEGKLRTFSGIQPSGEVHIGNYLGALSNWVEFLDDYEAIFCIVDHHATTIEYDPALMPGRVFDAAVANIAAGLDPERCILFVQSEVPQHTELAWIFNTVTPYGDLSRMTQFKQKSRQHQENVNVGLFTYPVLQAADILLYKASAVPVGEDQVQHIELAREIARKFNARYGEVFPECKAHLTAAKRIMGLDGENKMSKSLGNTIGLLEEPESIWRKLGPAKTDIRRKRKSDPGVPEDCNVYLSYHRYFSSEDDLEWIREGCTSAGIGCLECKKRLFANMLEVLDPIRERAAELRARPDYVHDVLGLGAAYCRSIAAAVLEEALNAMGLKRGG